The sequence GTTGCCCACGGGCCGCTGTCGAAAGCGGTCCGCGCGGCGGCGATGGCCTGTTCGACCTGTGCGGTGCCGGCGTCCGGCGCGGCCGCGATGACCGTCTCGGTGGCTGGATTCGTCACGTCGTACCGGCCGCTGTCCGGCGCCACCCAACCGCCATCGATGAACAGGTCATAGCTGTCGACAAGGCTGGACGCGGCCATCAGATCACTGGACCTTCCCGGTTCTCCGCCTGATGGTGACCACCGTCCCAGTCAGGCACACGCTGTCCGACATCAGTGACATGTGTGTACACCGCTTCATGGTGGCTCGTCAACGAACACGCGTATTTTCCTGGCAGAATGCCGATTGACAGCGTGTCGCCCATAGAGTAGACACAGAACAGCCGGACATTGCAGCGCGATGTGTCCGATGTCCGATTCGTCGAGGAGAGCCCGCGGTGCCCACAGAATCCACGTCCCGACCCACCTCCGCCCACCCGCTGCACTCCCCCGACTTCTACGCGGGCGACCCGTATCCGGCTTATCGCGAACTGCGCAACAGCGCACCGGTGGTGTGGAACGACGTCACCGACTTCTGGGCGTTGACGAAGTACGAGGACGTGCGGTTCGTTTCCGGTCATCCCCTGCTGTTCTCGTCGACTCACGGCATCACCATTCCGGATCCCAGCCAGCCCGAACCCGTCCAGGAAGGCAACCTGATCTTCACGGACCCGCCCCGGCACCGGCAGCTGCGCAAGCTCATCAACGCCGGGTTCACCCGCCGCCAGGTGTCGTTGCTGGAACCCAAGATCCGCAACATCGTCAACGGCATCGTCGGCGGCATCGACCCCTCCCGGGAGTACGAGTTCGCCGAGGAGATCGCCGCACCCCTGCCCACCAGGATGATCGCCGAGATGCTCGGCGCCCCGCCCGAGGACTGGGAGAAGTTCCGCACCTGGTCGGACGCGGCCGTCGGCACCGCGGACCCCGACATCGAGATGAATCACCTCGTCGCACTCGGCGAGCTCTACGCGTACTTCACCGAGCTGATCGACGCCCGGCGCTCCGGCAAGGTCTCCGGGCAGGACGATCTGCTGAGCATCCTGGCCGCCGCCGAGGTCGACGGGGAGCGCCTCAGCGACGCCGATCTGCTCAACTTCTCGTTCCTGCTTCTGGTGGCGGGTAACGAGACCACCCGCAACCTCATCGCGCTGGGCACGGTGGCGCTGCTGCAGCATCCCGACCAGTTCGCGCTGCTTCGTTCGGATCCGTCACTGCTGACGTGCGCGGTCGAGGAGATGTTGCGATTCACCAGCCCGGTGACGCACATGGCGCGCAGGGCCACCGAAGATGTCGAAATCCGCGGACAGAAGATCATCGCCGGTGACACGGTGGTGATGTTGTACGGCTCGGCTAACCGGGACGAGGAGATCTTCGGCCCCACCAGCGAGGAGTTCGACATCACCCGGAACCCCAACCCGCACATCGCCTTCGGTGCCGGTGAACATGCCTGCCTCGGTGCTCAGCTGGCGCGACTGGAGGCCCGGATCATGTTCGAGGTCCTCCTCGGTACCTACCCGAGCATCGAGCTGACCGGCGACGTGACGCGCCTGCGCGCGACGATGGTGCCGGGCGTCAAACGCATGCCGGTGCGCTTGGGGGCGAGCCGCTGATGGATTTCGACTACACACCCGAACAGGAGCGACTCCGAGAAGAGTTCCGGGAGCGGCTGGCGGCCGTGATGACCCCGGAGCGGCGCGCAGCGGTCGCAGGCCGGATGGAAGGCGGCGACGCGGTGCGGGAGTGCAGGCGGGCGCTGGGCGAAGCCGGCCTGCTCGGCGTCGCGTGGCCGGTGGAGTACGGCGGCCGCGGGCTGACCGCGCTGGAGCAGTACATCTTCAACGAAGAGGCGCGCCGGGTGAACGCACCGTTGCCGATGATCACGCTCAACACCGTCGGCCCCACCCTGATCCAATACGGCACCGAGGAGCAGAAGCAGAAGTTCCTGCCCGCGATCCTTCAGGGCACCGTCGACTTCGCGATCGGCTACTCCGAACCCGGCGCGGGCAGCGACCTGGCGTCGTTGCGCACCACTGCGGTCCGCGACGGTGATGACTTCGTCATCAACGGCTCCAAGATGTTCACCAGCGGAGCGGAATTCGCCGACTACATCTGGTTGGCGGCACGCACCGACCCAGAAGCCAAGAAACACAAGGGCATCACGGTGTTCATCGTGCCAACCGACTCGCCGGGCTTCTCCTGGAAGCCGCTACACACCATGCCCGGTGTGTCGACCTACTACACGTTCTACGACGACGTGCGGGTACCCGAGAGCGCCATCGTGCTCGGCGAGAACCAAGGCTGGAAGCTGGTGACCAACCAGCTGAACCTCGAACGCGCCGCGCTGGGCAATCTCGGCGCGCTCGAGCCGCTGTTCGCCAAGACCCTGGAATGGGCGAGGACCACACCGCTGGACGATGGACGCGTGATCGACCAGCCATGGGTCCAGCAGGCGCTCGCCCGCGTCGAGGCGCAGGTCGCCGCCTACCGACTGCTCAACCTGCGGGTCAACACGAGCATGAGCTCCGGCGCGCTCGGCATGGGAGAAGCCTCCGCGGCAAAGGTTTTCGGCACCGAACTCACCCAGCAGGTGGCCCGCGAGCTGCTCGACGTCGTCGGGCAGGCCGGTACACGTAAGGGTTCCGACGCGCCGCTGAGGGGCGAGCTCGAGAGCGCCTACCGGCTGGCCGTCATCAACACCTTCGGCGGGGGCGCGAACGAACTGCAACGCGACATCATCGCCATGGCCGGCCTCGGAATGCCGCGGGCACCCCGTGACATGCGAGCGTCCTGAAAGGAATCCCAGCAGCAGTGACCGACACAGCCAAAGACGACTTGCGTGAACGCCTCGACGCACTCATCGGCAAGCCCACCGACGGCGTGGGCAAGCCCGTGCACGCGCCGGATCCGGTGAACACGGCGATGATCCGGCACTGGGCGTACGCCATCGGCGACATGAACCCGGCCTACCTCGATCCCGAGTTCGCCGAGAACTCGCGCTACGGCGCGATCGTTTCGCCGCCGGTGATGCTGCAGAGCTGGACGATGCCGCCGCCGAAGCTGGAGGGCATTCACGAGCGCGGCGGTGTGCCGATCGAGATGAAGGGCGAAAATCCCCTGCAGTTCCTCTCCGACGCCGGCTACACCGGCATCATCGCGACCAACTCCGAGTTCGAGATCGAGCGGTATCCCCGCGTCGGCGACCAGATCACGTCAGAGACGGTCTTCGAGTCGATCTCGGATGAGAAGAAGACGGCCATGGGTAACGGTTTCTTCGTCACGTGGGTCACCACCTACCGCGATCAGGACGGCGAGGTCATCGGACGCCAATGGTTCCGGACCCTGCGATTCAAGACGGGAAACTGAATGGCCAGCAGACTCGCCCCCTCGATCAGCCCGGACACGGAATTCTTCTGGTCGGGACTCAAAGAGCACGAGCTACGGATCCAGCGCTGCACGGACTGCAAGACGTTGCGGGTACCGCCCCGCCCGATGTGCGGCAGCTGCCAGTCGCTGAACTGGGACTACGTGGTGTCCAGCGGGCGCGGCACGGTCTACAGCTTCGTGATGCCGAAATACCCGCCCCTGCCGTTCCTCGAATACCCCTATGTCGTCGCGCTCATCGAGCTCGACGAGGGGGTGCGCATCGTGTCGAACCTCTGCGACATCGAACCGGAGGCGATCGAGGTCGGAATGGCCGTGGAGGTCTTCTATGAGACCTTCGAGGCCCTGCCGAGCGGGGACGAGCTGGTGTTGCATCAGTTCCGGCCGGCCCGCTGAGTAAAGGGAACAGTCAATGGATTTCACCTTCACCGATGAGCAGGAGACCGTCGCCAAGGTGGCCCGACAGCTGTTCGAGCACCGTGCCACACCAGAGCATCTGACCGAGCTCGAGGCGGACGAGGTCCGCTACGACGCCGCGCTGTGGTCCGAGCTGGCGGCGGCCGACCTGCTAGGGATCGCGCTGCCCGAGTCCGTCGGCGGAACCGGCGGCGGGTTCCTGGAGCTGGGCGTGCTGCTCAGCGAGGTCGGGTACAGCGTCGCGCCGGTTCCGGTGTACGCGACGCTCGTCCTCGGCGCGGACGCCATTGCCCGACACGGTGATTCGGATCTGCAGAAACGCTATCTACCCGGCGTTGTCGACGGCGGTACCCTGTTGACCGCGGCCCTGGCCGAACCGGGAAGCTCCGATCCGACCGCACCGCGCACCACCGCACGGCCCGACGGTGACGTCTGGCGGCTGACCGGCACCAAAGAGTTGGTGCCGGCCGCCCAACTCGCCGCGGCCATCGTCGTCTCGGCCAGGACAAAGGACGGCCCGGGGTTGTTCGTCGTCGAAACCGGTGACGGGGTGCGGGTGATGCCCGCGACGACCACCAACGGCGAACCGTTCGCCGACGTCGAGCTGACGGACGCCGTCGGGCGGCGGCTCAGCGAAAACGCTGAAGGCGACATCGGCACTGGCATTGTCGAAGCGCTGTACACCAGGGCGCTGGTCGGTCTGTGCGCGATGCAGATCGGCGTGACCGAGCGGGCGCTGAAACTGGCCGCCTCCTACACCAGCGAGCGCGAACAGTTCGGGCGCCCCATCGGATCGTTCCAGGCTGTCCAACAACGTCTGGCCGACGCGTTCATCGACACCGAAGCGATCCGTTGGACCACCTGGCACGCGGCATGGCTGATCGCCGAGGGACGACCCGCCGAGCGGGAGGCGGCGATCGCCAAGTTCTGGGCCGCCGAAGCCGGGGCGCGCGTCACCGCGTCGGCCCAGCAGGTGCACGGCGGCATGGGCATCGACGTGACCTACCCCTTGTCCCGATACTTCCTGTGGGCCAAGCAGATTGAACTCGCACTCGGATCTGCTTCCCAGCAGTTGGCTCGGCTCGGCAGAACGTACGCGGAAGGACTGACCCCATGACCTCTACTCTCAACCGCACCACCACGCTGGCGTGGAAGGACGTCAGCGTCGGCGACGAGGTGACGCCGATGGAAATCCCCGTCACCACCACGCTGATCGTGGCCGGCGCCATCGCTTCCCGCGACTACATGCCGGTGCACCACGACCGCGACTTCGCCAACTCCCAAGGGTCCAAGGACATCTTCCTCAACATCCTGACCACCAACGGGCTGTGTGTCAGGTTCCTGCACGACTGGGCGGGACCCGAGGCCATGGTCAAGAAGCTGTCCATCCGACTCGGGGTGCCCGCCTATCCGAACGACTCGCTGCGGTTCGAGGGCAGCGTGACCGGCAAGTCGTCGGCCAACGGCGAAGGCTTTGTCGAGGTCGCCTTCAAGGGCACCAACAGCCTCGGCGATCACGTCACCGGCACCGCGGTGCTCAGTCTGCTCGACGGGGTCGAGGCATGAGAGATGGCATCGGCGGTAAGGCCGCGCTCGTCGGCATCGGCCAGACCGAGTTCTCCAAGGAGTCGGGCCGGACCGAGATGCAACTCGCTTGCGAGGCAGTCAAAGCCGCGATCGAGGACGCTGGGCTGAGCCCCAAGGACATCGACGGCATGGTGACCTTCACCGTCGACGAGAACGAGGAGATCGAGGTCGCCCGCAACGTCGGCATCGAGAACCTCACGTTCTTCACCCGCGTTCCGCACGGCGGCGGGGCCGCCGCGGGAACCGTGATGCAGGCCGCCATGGCGGTCGCCACGGGCGCCGCCGAAGCGGTCGTCTGCTACCGGGCGTTCAACGAGCGCTCCGGGTTCCGGTTCGGCGGCGCCGGCCGTCAACCCGGCGTGACCCCGCTGTGGATGGCGCCGTATGCCCCGTTCGGATTCATGACGCCCGCGGCATGGGTCGCCCTGCACGCCCAGCGTTACATGACCACCTACGGGGTCACCAACGCCGACTTCGGCAAGATCTCGGTGATCGACCGCAAGCACGCGGCCAACAACCCCGATGCCTGGTTCTACCGGAAGCCGATCACCCTCGAACAGCACCAGGAGTCCCGCTGGATCATCGAACCAGTGCTGCGGCTGCTCGACTGCTGCCAGGAGAGCGACGGTGGGGTCGCGATGGTGGTCACCAGCGTCGAACGCGCTCGCGATCTCGCCAAGCCGCCTGCCGTGATCACCGCGGCGGCCCAGGGCGCGGCCTACGACGGCGAGGTGATGACCAGTTACTACCGCGACGACATCACCGGTCTGCCCGAGATGGGGGTGGTCGGCGACAAGCTGTGGCGCAACTCTGGATTGAAACCGGACGACATCTCGACCGCATTTCTCTACGACCATTTCACCCCGTTCGTGTTCACCCAGCTCGAGGAACTCGGATTCTGCGGCCGAGGCGAAGCCAAGGACTTCGTGTCGGTCGACGAGCTCTCGCTCGGCGGCCGAATGCCGATCAACACCAACGGCGGTCTGCTCGGCGAGGCCTACATCCATGGCATGAACGGCATCACCGAAGGGGTCCGCCAGATTCGCGGCACCTCGTACAACCAGGTCGACGACGTCGAGCACGTCCTGGTCACGTCGGGCACCGGCGTTCCGACCAGCGGCCTCATCCTCGCACCCGACCGGTGAGCCGTTAGTGTCGTGCGGTGGTGTCTGACGTGACGCAGTCGGTGGCGGTCGATACCCGAGATGTCATCATCTCGGCGGCCTTCGCCTGCTTCCGCACCCGTGGACTGGCCAAGACCACCATCGTGGACATCGCCCGGGAGGCCGGGGTGTCGCGCAGCACGTTCTACGAGTACTTCCGGGACAAGGAGACGATCGTCGAGGCCTGCGCTGAGGCGGCGTCGCAGCGGTTCTACCGCAACATGGCCAAGGCCATCGATCGGCACGGTGGCAGCACCCTGGAAGGCCGCCTGGTGCGCGCGGCCGTCTTCGTCACGCAGGCACGTCGGGTCGTCGAACCGGAGGCGTACTTCGACCCCGAGGAAGTCAACCTCATGATGACGAAGAACGCCGCTGCCCTGTTGAAGGACTGCGCCGAGTTCCTGGCGCCCTATGTCGCGGCGGCCAGGCTCACCGGGGAGGTCCGTGCCGACCTGGATGTTCCCTCGGCGACAGAGTGGTTCGCCCGAATGTTGTTCTCGCTGTTCACCACTCCCTCTCCGATGATCGATATGCGCGACGACGACGCCGTGGCCGACTTCGTACGGGCCTATGTGGTGAACGGATTCGTCGACGGCAATACCCGGCGACGCTAACCGCGGCGAGCCTCGACGTGGTCACGCGTGGTCCTGCGAATATGACTATTCTCACATATTGAATATCCTGATTTTCAGGACACTCGAGGAGGTTCCGGTGAAACCGACTGCGGCATCGGCGGCGCAGACCTCGCGGCAGATCCGGAGCCGGCGGGACCGGAGCCGCGCGGCACCGCCCAAGCTGCTGGTGCTGGCGCCTGATACGGCGGATGTGGTGTCGGCAGCCGGTGGGCTCGTCGCCGACGCGCTGCGAGTCGGGTGGCGCGTCGAGGTCTATCTGGAAACCATGGGCGATACGCGAGCGTTGCAGATCCTCGGCGTCGAGGCTCACATCCTGCCGCAGAGTTTCGATTTCGGGCCGGAATGGCCCGCCGCGATCGCGTTCGCCGCAGTGATGTACGAGCGGCCTCAGGGGGTGCGCCGCGCCGTCAACGACGCCACCCGACGGCACGGCGTCGACGTCGCCGCGTGGGGCGGAAGTTGGCCCTCCGCACCGGCTTCGGCATCCGACGTCCAACATCGCCTCAGCTCTGCCGCGCGGGCGTTCAAGTACCACGCGATGAAGGCGATCGGCACGGCGGCAACATCATCCGTTGAAACGTTCCACGGAAACTTCCGTTCCCTTACCGCGGCTATCTCGGCCCTGCCGAGTTGACGGCCGCCTCAGGACCTGCTGCGCACCGGGACGTTCGCATAACCGCAGACGTTCGACATCGCCACGCGCCGCAAACCGTCCCGGTCGACCTCGTACTCTGGAATGAGGTCGAGCAGCGCGTTGAGCGCGATACGGCTTTCCATCCGCGCCAAGGCGGCTCCCAGGCAACTGTGCACGCCATAGCCGAACGCGAGATTGAAGCCCATCTTGCGTTCCCGATCGATGTCCAACCGGTCGGGGTCGTCGAACATCCGCTCGTCGCGAAGCGCCGAGCCCGTGACGAGCAACACGGCCGCATCTTTCGGGATGGTGGTGCCGTAGTAGGTGACGTCTCGCGTCGCGGTCCGGACCTGATACTGCGACGGCGCCTCGTACCGAAGTAGTTCCTCGATCGCGGCCGGGATCTTGCTTCGGTCGTCGCGGAGCTTTCGCCACTGGTCGGGGAAGTCGGCGAACGCGACCATCGCGTTGCCGATCAGTTTGGTGACCGTTTCGGCGCCCGCGCCGCCGAGCATCGTCGCAAAGCCCGTGATGTCGACGTCGGTGAGCTTTTCCACCACACCGTCGCGTTCGATCTCGGTCTCGATAAGACGGCTGATCATGTCATCCCGGGGCGCTGCCCTGCGTTGCTGTACGAGGTCGTAATAATAGAGGCCGGTGTTCATGGAGGCCTCGTATCCCTCTCTGGGGACCGCTATTTCACCGGGGCGACGCTCGAGCAGAAGGTCCAGCCAGCGCCGGATCTGGTCGCGATCCTCCTCGGGCACTCCGAGCATGGTCGTGATGACCTCGTTCAGGAACAGCGCGGAGAAGTCCGCGACGACGTCGAAACTCTTCGGGTTGAGCGCCTCGATGCGCTCGTAGACCTTGTCGCGCACCATGTCTTCCAGCGCCGCGATCGCACGCGGGGTGAAGACGTTGCTCACCAGCCGGCGCATCTTCTGGTGCTCCGGCGGGTCCATCGAGATGATCACCTTCGGCACAGGAATCGCGTCGTCGTGCGCCTTGACCATGTCCAGCGTCGCGCCCTTGGCCGAAGAGAAGGTCTCGTGATCCTTCGTCGCGGGGGTCACGTCCTCGTAGCGCGTCAGCGCCCAAAAGTCCCACTTCGCGTTGTAGTAGACGGGGGCCTCGTCTCGCAGACGCCGGTAGGTGTCATACGCGCCGTCGAAGAAGTCCTGTGAGAACGGGTCGAATTCGACGGATGCGTTGCCTATTTCCGGTGACATCGCACTCACAGGATCGCCCCCGACTCCTTCAGTTTCTCGATGGTTTCCCAGTCGAGTCCCGCGTCCATCAGGACTTCTTCGGTGTGCTGACCGTGTTCGGGCGCACCCGTGGGCACCACCGAGCGCTCGTCGAACTGGACGGGGTTGGTGGGTATCGAGAACGGAACGCCGTTGACGGTTTCGGTCTGGGCGACATATCCGTTCGCGGTGACCGCGGGGTCCTCACACACTTCCGCCGGTGTCTGCACGATTCCCCACGCACCCGAGAGCGGCGCCAGGATTTCGCGCCATTCGGCGACCGTGCGTTTGGCGAACGCCTCGTCGAGCAGGGCGATCAGGCTCACCCGATTCTCGTACCGCGATGCGGGGTCGGCGAACCGCGGATCATCGATCAACTCGGGCAGGCCGATCACCCGCATCGCCTCCGCGTAGAACTTGTCGAGTTGCAGCATCATCAACTGGACATAGCGCCCGTCCTTCGTGCGGTACGTGCCCACCAGCGGGTTGGGCGCGTCGGCGTGGCCGAACTTGGGAATGGCGCTGCCACCGTGGATTTGGCTCACAGCGACGTCGGGACTGAGGTTCCACGCGGCAAGCCCGAGCAGCGACACGTCGACAACTGACCCCTGACCGGTCGTCGCCTTCTTGTACAGTGCGGCGGCGATGCCGCCCGCGATGGTCATGCCGCCGAGGAGGTCGCCGAACGCCGGCCGGGAACGGACGAGTTCCTCGGCGTCTTCAGTGAGGACGGTGGCGATACCGCCCCGCGCCCAATAGGACACCCCGTCGTACCCGGGCTTGTTCGCGTCGGGACCTTTGGGGCCGTGCCCGGACCCACGGACGTACACGATGCTCGGATTCACTTCCCGAATGTCATCGACATCGATGCCGAACTTCTTACGGCGGTCCGGCAGATAACTGGTCAGAAACACGTCGCAGGTCTTGGCCACCTCGCGGACCACGTCGCGGCCACCCGAAGTGCTCAGGTCCACGCCGATCGACTTCTTACCGCGGTTGGGAATCTCGATCATGTAGTTGACCGCACCACCCCCCTCGTCGACGATGCCCATGGTGACCAGACCGCGCTGCGGATCTCCACCCGCACGTGGCTCGACCTTGATCACCTCGGCGCCCCACTCGGCGAGCACCGCGCCGGCCGATGGCACGAATGTCCACGCGGCAACCTCGAGCACACGGACCCCGCTTAGTACGTTGTCGACGCTGATGACGGCCTCCTACAACCGGTAACGAGCATTTACGAATGTGAGAATCGCACTTTCATAGCGGTTTGTAAACGCACTAGGGCCGCCTGGACAGGCGGCCGGGAAGCGCCGGGTCTCCACTTTCCCAGAATGCGCGCCAGGTGGGCATCCGATGGGGCATCGGCGCACGCAGCGGCACATCGGTAGGCCATCGAATGAACTCCGGCCCTGGGCGCTCGGTCACATCGACCGAGTACCAGGGGTGTTCTCGTCGCTTCACGAAATACCAGTTCCCGTCGCGGCGCTCGTAAACGTCGTCGTAGCGCATCGTGATGACAAACCACCCGTCGCCGTCCTCATGCTCGGCACGGCAGTAGATCGAGCCGGTCGCATGGTCGTCGTCGACGAAATCGATTACGTGTCCGCAGATCAGATGGATGCTGCGATAGAACCTGCGGAGCACCTCGTCGTACCAACTTTTCAGCGCCGCTCTGCCCTTGCCGTGCTCACCGGCGTCGACGTCGTCGACGAACAACGCCACCAGGGCGTCGAGATCGCGCGCATCCAGCGCCATGGCGTAGCGGCTGGGCAACTGCGCGATCTCAAGATGGGATTCCAGCCGGTCCGACGACGACATGCGTGCAGTGTAATGGCCGTGCAGGGCTAGCGAGAACAAGTATTCTCGCTTTTCGACAGAGTGGATATCCTGGGTGGGCCACCCCGTCCGAGCGGAGGATTCCAGTCGTGCCTTTCCCGAGCATCACGCCCACGATCCCCGCGCTGGTTCGGTCGTGCGCGGCGAGCTTCGGGGCGAAGCCGTTCCTCATCGCCGACGGGCAGACGCTGACCTATTCCGACCTCGACCTCGAGTCGGCGCGGTTGGCGACGGCGCTGCTGGCCGAGGGCTTCGGCAAGGGCGATCACGTCGGCATACTCATGCCCAACAGCGTCGACTGGGCTGTCACCTGGTTCGCAACGACCCGAATCGGCGCGGTCGCGGTGCCACTGAACACGTTCTACAAGGCTCCGGAGCTGGCGTGGACAGCCCGTCACGCGGACCTGCGGGCGATCATCGCCCGGCCGGAATTTCGTGGCAACAGCTTTCTCGACCGGCTCGAGGAGGCACTTCCAGGACTCGCGGACCAAGCCATCCCCGGCAGGCTGGTCGTCCGGGGCGCACCATATCTGCGCATGATCGCGGTGCTCGGTGAGGGTGAGCGCCCGTGGACGACGGCGCTTTCGGCCGACCGCGCGACGGGACTCGAGCTCGACTTTCTGGTCGACGTCGAGTCCTGCGTGACGCCGGCCGACGACGTGATGATCATCTACACCTCGGGAAGCACCGGCGACCCGAAAGGCCCGGTGCACACCCACGGCACACTGGTACGCCACTCGTACAACCTGACCTTCGACTACGGCATCACGAACGACACGGTGATGTTCACCTCGATGCCGTTCTTCTGGGTCGGCGGCTTGATCACCGGCATTCACGCCGTGATCCACCACGGCGCAACGCTGGTCACCCAACCGGCGTTCGACGCGGCCGATGCGCTCGAGTTGATCGAGCGGCACCGCGCGACCATCACGCTGGGTTGGCCACAGCAGGGCAAGTCGCTGGCGGAGCATCCGAACTTCGCACGACGCGACCTGAGCTCGGTGCAGCGCACCAGCATGCCCGCGATGGTGCCGCCCGAACGCCGACCGAAAGGTCCGAACGCGCTGGGGATGACCGAACTCTGCGGCAACCACATCGGTGTCGATCCGTATCCTGCCCAGCCGGCCGAGCGCGCGGAGACGGGTGGATATTCGATCGAGGGACTCTCGCATCTGCTGGTCGATCCCGCGACGGGAGACCCCGTGCCCCCCGGCACGGACGGCGAAATCTGGGTGCGCGGCTACTCGCTGATGCAGCGGTTGTACAAGCGCGAACGCGAGGACGTGTTCACCCCGGACGGCTATTACCGCACGGGCGACTGTGGAGTGCAGTACGACGACGGCTGGATCAGGTTCACCGGCCGGTTGGGCGATCTGATCAAGACCGGCGGCGGGACGAACGTCACCCCTGGCGAGGTGGAACAGGCACTGACGGGTTGTGACGGCGTTCTCGAGGCGTACGTCGTCGGCGCCGAGGACGGGCACAACGGCACGATCGTGGCGGCGGCGGTGGTGCCGCGCGGTGAGGCCGAGTTGGACCCCGCGGAGTTGCGGGCGCAGGTGCGCAGCCGCCTCTCGGCATACAAAGTGCCGAAGTTCATCTGGGTCACGCCGAAGGAGAAGCTGCCGTTCACGGCGACGGGCAAGGTCAAGAAGACCGACCTCGCCAAGCAGCTGAGCGACCTTCTGTCAGACGGGTGACGAACCCGCAGATTGCCGGGTGACGACCGATGGCCCCGACAAGGGCCTGGCGATCACACCTGGCGGCGCGTCGACGACGCTGGGGATGGCGTTCACCGCCGCCAGTGCCGTGGCCGCGACCCCCGGGTTCACCCGGTCGGTCTCCGACTGCTCGAGGTGAAGCTCGAGGTCCATGTTGGGATTTCCTTTGACGCGAAACACCATTCCGCCTTGACCCTCGCGGGCCGGCTTGGGCCAACGGTCAGGCCATGGCGTGCTGCTGACTGTCGCGAAGTACTGA comes from Mycolicibacterium pulveris and encodes:
- a CDS encoding MaoC family dehydratase; the encoded protein is MTSTLNRTTTLAWKDVSVGDEVTPMEIPVTTTLIVAGAIASRDYMPVHHDRDFANSQGSKDIFLNILTTNGLCVRFLHDWAGPEAMVKKLSIRLGVPAYPNDSLRFEGSVTGKSSANGEGFVEVAFKGTNSLGDHVTGTAVLSLLDGVEA
- a CDS encoding TetR/AcrR family transcriptional regulator; amino-acid sequence: MTQSVAVDTRDVIISAAFACFRTRGLAKTTIVDIAREAGVSRSTFYEYFRDKETIVEACAEAASQRFYRNMAKAIDRHGGSTLEGRLVRAAVFVTQARRVVEPEAYFDPEEVNLMMTKNAAALLKDCAEFLAPYVAAARLTGEVRADLDVPSATEWFARMLFSLFTTPSPMIDMRDDDAVADFVRAYVVNGFVDGNTRRR
- a CDS encoding Zn-ribbon domain-containing OB-fold protein codes for the protein MASRLAPSISPDTEFFWSGLKEHELRIQRCTDCKTLRVPPRPMCGSCQSLNWDYVVSSGRGTVYSFVMPKYPPLPFLEYPYVVALIELDEGVRIVSNLCDIEPEAIEVGMAVEVFYETFEALPSGDELVLHQFRPAR
- a CDS encoding lipid-transfer protein, which translates into the protein MRDGIGGKAALVGIGQTEFSKESGRTEMQLACEAVKAAIEDAGLSPKDIDGMVTFTVDENEEIEVARNVGIENLTFFTRVPHGGGAAAGTVMQAAMAVATGAAEAVVCYRAFNERSGFRFGGAGRQPGVTPLWMAPYAPFGFMTPAAWVALHAQRYMTTYGVTNADFGKISVIDRKHAANNPDAWFYRKPITLEQHQESRWIIEPVLRLLDCCQESDGGVAMVVTSVERARDLAKPPAVITAAAQGAAYDGEVMTSYYRDDITGLPEMGVVGDKLWRNSGLKPDDISTAFLYDHFTPFVFTQLEELGFCGRGEAKDFVSVDELSLGGRMPINTNGGLLGEAYIHGMNGITEGVRQIRGTSYNQVDDVEHVLVTSGTGVPTSGLILAPDR
- a CDS encoding FAS1-like dehydratase domain-containing protein, which translates into the protein MTDTAKDDLRERLDALIGKPTDGVGKPVHAPDPVNTAMIRHWAYAIGDMNPAYLDPEFAENSRYGAIVSPPVMLQSWTMPPPKLEGIHERGGVPIEMKGENPLQFLSDAGYTGIIATNSEFEIERYPRVGDQITSETVFESISDEKKTAMGNGFFVTWVTTYRDQDGEVIGRQWFRTLRFKTGN
- a CDS encoding cytochrome P450 → MSPEIGNASVEFDPFSQDFFDGAYDTYRRLRDEAPVYYNAKWDFWALTRYEDVTPATKDHETFSSAKGATLDMVKAHDDAIPVPKVIISMDPPEHQKMRRLVSNVFTPRAIAALEDMVRDKVYERIEALNPKSFDVVADFSALFLNEVITTMLGVPEEDRDQIRRWLDLLLERRPGEIAVPREGYEASMNTGLYYYDLVQQRRAAPRDDMISRLIETEIERDGVVEKLTDVDITGFATMLGGAGAETVTKLIGNAMVAFADFPDQWRKLRDDRSKIPAAIEELLRYEAPSQYQVRTATRDVTYYGTTIPKDAAVLLVTGSALRDERMFDDPDRLDIDRERKMGFNLAFGYGVHSCLGAALARMESRIALNALLDLIPEYEVDRDGLRRVAMSNVCGYANVPVRSRS
- a CDS encoding acyl-CoA dehydrogenase family protein, which translates into the protein MDFTFTDEQETVAKVARQLFEHRATPEHLTELEADEVRYDAALWSELAAADLLGIALPESVGGTGGGFLELGVLLSEVGYSVAPVPVYATLVLGADAIARHGDSDLQKRYLPGVVDGGTLLTAALAEPGSSDPTAPRTTARPDGDVWRLTGTKELVPAAQLAAAIVVSARTKDGPGLFVVETGDGVRVMPATTTNGEPFADVELTDAVGRRLSENAEGDIGTGIVEALYTRALVGLCAMQIGVTERALKLAASYTSEREQFGRPIGSFQAVQQRLADAFIDTEAIRWTTWHAAWLIAEGRPAEREAAIAKFWAAEAGARVTASAQQVHGGMGIDVTYPLSRYFLWAKQIELALGSASQQLARLGRTYAEGLTP
- a CDS encoding cytochrome P450; this translates as MHSPDFYAGDPYPAYRELRNSAPVVWNDVTDFWALTKYEDVRFVSGHPLLFSSTHGITIPDPSQPEPVQEGNLIFTDPPRHRQLRKLINAGFTRRQVSLLEPKIRNIVNGIVGGIDPSREYEFAEEIAAPLPTRMIAEMLGAPPEDWEKFRTWSDAAVGTADPDIEMNHLVALGELYAYFTELIDARRSGKVSGQDDLLSILAAAEVDGERLSDADLLNFSFLLLVAGNETTRNLIALGTVALLQHPDQFALLRSDPSLLTCAVEEMLRFTSPVTHMARRATEDVEIRGQKIIAGDTVVMLYGSANRDEEIFGPTSEEFDITRNPNPHIAFGAGEHACLGAQLARLEARIMFEVLLGTYPSIELTGDVTRLRATMVPGVKRMPVRLGASR
- a CDS encoding acyl-CoA dehydrogenase family protein: MDFDYTPEQERLREEFRERLAAVMTPERRAAVAGRMEGGDAVRECRRALGEAGLLGVAWPVEYGGRGLTALEQYIFNEEARRVNAPLPMITLNTVGPTLIQYGTEEQKQKFLPAILQGTVDFAIGYSEPGAGSDLASLRTTAVRDGDDFVINGSKMFTSGAEFADYIWLAARTDPEAKKHKGITVFIVPTDSPGFSWKPLHTMPGVSTYYTFYDDVRVPESAIVLGENQGWKLVTNQLNLERAALGNLGALEPLFAKTLEWARTTPLDDGRVIDQPWVQQALARVEAQVAAYRLLNLRVNTSMSSGALGMGEASAAKVFGTELTQQVARELLDVVGQAGTRKGSDAPLRGELESAYRLAVINTFGGGANELQRDIIAMAGLGMPRAPRDMRAS